Proteins from a genomic interval of Plasmodium malariae genome assembly, contig: PmUG01_00_9, whole genome shotgun sequence:
- the PmUG01_00025100 gene encoding Plasmodium exported protein, unknown function: MIIFFIRAFIFSGLIWIFKYSDESNICDKTRNNELNRNNIINIKYSRLLSSEIRASLEDKHKCLKEKIYDLKEKSTASFEKKPYALKQINLFQEEDNESIYNDNTYQEELNYFMPRIKPQKLGASNVKHNLKEKSSTLKHYNNIQNNKNLHKSLKKLYSENDSSLDNISSSNKRNCIIKKDKINFSIKHDHKHPIRSAISFLPIITLAVIIFALLYFPLIGIFILYLYIQKRQK; the protein is encoded by the exons atgatcatcttttttattagagcctttattttttccggTCTAATATGGATATTCAAATATTCTGACGAG tcAAATATCTGCGATAAAACTCGGAACAATGAATTGAACagaaataacataataaatattaaatatagcaGATTGTTAAGCAGTGAAATAAGAGCATCGCTGGAAGATAAacataaatgtttaaaagaaaaaatatatgatttaaaagaaaaaagtactgcatcatttgaaaaaaaaccATATGCATTAAAGCAAATTAACCTTTTTCAAGAAGAAGATAATGAATCAATATACAATGATAATACGTATCAAGAAGaattgaattattttatgccACGTATAAAACCTCAAAAACTTGGAGCTTCTAACGTTAagcataatttaaaagaaaaatcttctacattaaaacattataataatattcagAACAATAAAAACCTACACaaatctttaaaaaagttatactCAGAGAATGATTCATCTTTAGACAACATCAGCTCAAGTAATAAACGTAATTGTATTATTaagaaagataaaattaattttagtatAAAACATGATCATAAACATCCAATAAGATCTGCAATTTCCTTTCTCCCTATTATTACTTTAGCAGTGATAATTTTTGCATTGCTGTATTTTCCGTTAATTgggatttttattttgtatctCTATATCCAAAAACgccaaaaataa